GGTAACCCGCGCGGTCATCGCCGCGATCCAGAGCGGCGCGCTGGAAGGTGCCGCCACCGAGCACCTGGAAACCCTGAACCTGGAAATCCCGCTGGAAGTGCCGGGCGTCGACAAGGGTTACCTGAACCCGCGCAGCGCCTGGGCCGACACCGCCGCCTACGACGAGCAGGCAGCCAAGCTGGCCAAGCTGTTCGCCGAGAACATCGAGAAGTTCCAGGTCAGCGACACCGTCAAGGCCGCCGGCCCCAAGGCCTGATCCGCACCCGGCGGCCGTGCCCGCCGCACTGGATCCCCGGGCTCTAACCCCAGCCCCGCCAAGCCCCCTTCACGGGGGCTTTTTTGTGCCCGGACGCGGCGCTTTTTACAGCTATAGTGAAAGAAGGCGCGCCGCCGTGCGCCGCCATTTGTAGCAGTACACGCGAGTGGCCGATGCCCCATAGTTCCCCGAGCAGCACCCTCGAATTCTACTTCCGCCCGCAGCCCTGTGGCCGTTACGCCAACCGCTGGGTGATCGCCAGTATTTCACTGTTGCTGATTGCCGTGCTCGCCACCCTGTGGCTCTACCTCTACACCAAAACCCTGAACAAGCCCTTCGTCGACATCAAGGGCTATCGGGTACCGACCCAGGAGAGCTTCGAGCGCTTCCTGCGCCAGGGGGACCACCGCGCGCAATTCCGGCGGCTGGAGGACTACCTGCAGCGCAGCGGCGTCGGCGATGCGATCGATCCGCGCACACTGTTGCGCCAGGGCACCGACTGGCTGGACTACAACGAGCCGGCCTTCGCCATAGCGCCGAAGTCTACCTGGCGCAATATGGTCGCGACCCTCGCGCTGCTGCGCGATGAAATCGTGCCCGCAATCGGCCCGGTGACGGTGCTGTCCGCCTACCGCAGCGCCAATTACAACCGCCGCAGCGGCGGCGCCAGCACCAGCCGCCACCGCGACTTTTGCGGCCTGGACCTGGTGCCGCAATCCAATATCAGCCGCAAGGAGCTGGGCGAGGAACTGAAGGCGCTGCACGCGCGCCTGGGGCCGGAAAGCAACATGGGGCTCGGGCTGTCGACAAAACTGCGCTTCCATATCGACACCTGCGGCTACCGCAGCTGGTAACCGCGGAGGCGCGAGACCGCGATGGAAATCCACGAAACCGAAGACCACGAATACGTCGACATCCACATCGAGCGACGCCGTGTCATCTGGATCACGGGGCTGGTGCTCGCCGGCGTGATCGCACTGGTGGTGCTGACGGCGGACAAAGTAAGTGAGCTGGCCGAGCGCGTCGTCAGGCCAGTGCCGTATCGCCCCATCCCCGAGGTCTACGATATCAAGGGCTACGACGCGGCCTCCGAGTTCGCGTTCGAAAAATTCCTGCGCAAAGGTAGCAATCGCGAGCAGTTTGCCGCGCTGGAAAATTATCTGCAGAGCAAGCAAGTGGACGATGTGGTGCCCCTCTATGAGTTGCTGCGCCAGGGCAGCGACTGGCAGAAGGTGGGAGAACCGGCGTTCGCGATACCGCCGCCAAAATACTGGCAGAGCATGGTCAAAACCCTGCGCGCGGTGCGCGAGGAAGTGATCCCCGCCGTGGGCCCGGTAATGGTGTTGTCGGGCTGGCGCACCAGGGTCTACAACCGCAAGGCCGGCGGAGCCAGGACCAGCAAGCACATGCATTTCTGCGGCCTGGACATGGTGCCGCAGCGCAACTTTACCCGTAAGAAGCTGATTCCCATCCTGCGCACCATCCACCAGCGAGACGGCAAGCGCTGGAACATGGGGCTCGGCATCTACAGCGGTATCCGTTTCCATGTCGACACCTGCGGTTACCGGCGCTGGTAAAAAGCAACCGCTTCTGCTTACATAGGCGCGACATCTATTCTACCCCCGCGGCGCGGCCAGTGTGCCGCCCGCGCAAAATAATAAAGAGGGATACCGTCGGTGCTGGAAAACCTGGAAAGGCGCTCGTTTATCTTTACCCTGCTGCTGGTAACGCTGGCCTTTGCGCTGCTGCTGAAGCCCTTCTTCACCCCGATTTTCTGGGCCTGCGCCATCGCGCTGATCTTCTTCCCGGTGCACCGCCGCCTGCTGCAGCGCCTGCCCG
This region of Microbulbifer sp. SAOS-129_SWC genomic DNA includes:
- a CDS encoding D-Ala-D-Ala carboxypeptidase family metallohydrolase, whose product is MEIHETEDHEYVDIHIERRRVIWITGLVLAGVIALVVLTADKVSELAERVVRPVPYRPIPEVYDIKGYDAASEFAFEKFLRKGSNREQFAALENYLQSKQVDDVVPLYELLRQGSDWQKVGEPAFAIPPPKYWQSMVKTLRAVREEVIPAVGPVMVLSGWRTRVYNRKAGGARTSKHMHFCGLDMVPQRNFTRKKLIPILRTIHQRDGKRWNMGLGIYSGIRFHVDTCGYRRW
- a CDS encoding D-Ala-D-Ala carboxypeptidase family metallohydrolase; this translates as MPHSSPSSTLEFYFRPQPCGRYANRWVIASISLLLIAVLATLWLYLYTKTLNKPFVDIKGYRVPTQESFERFLRQGDHRAQFRRLEDYLQRSGVGDAIDPRTLLRQGTDWLDYNEPAFAIAPKSTWRNMVATLALLRDEIVPAIGPVTVLSAYRSANYNRRSGGASTSRHRDFCGLDLVPQSNISRKELGEELKALHARLGPESNMGLGLSTKLRFHIDTCGYRSW